A segment of the Ochotona princeps isolate mOchPri1 chromosome 16, mOchPri1.hap1, whole genome shotgun sequence genome:
TTTTGACACATTGGTTACCCAGCCCTCACTCTGCTCCACCAAGACCACCAGTCCTTAAGGTGCCGCAGGCCAGCCCTGCCCGCCCCACTCACCGTCCACAGTCCCTCGGCCGCGGGGGACCAGCCGGCCCAGCGAGTACACAGCCAGGGCAATGAGCAGGGTCAGCACCAGATCTCCCAACACGATCCCCGCCAGCACACCCCCACTCACAGAAGGGCAGGTGCATTCTAAGAATTGGTACAAGGTAGGGGAGGAGCCGTCactgtggggtgggggacagcatGGGGGAGCTCTGGGAAGACTGGGGAAGAGACAGACATGAGGAAAcctcagggaggaagggagagggattgTAAGAGCTGGGCCTACCGCTCTGGGTCTGGACAGGACTGAGACctgaggagagaaaaggaagggaaactgaggcaccaaACTGTGATGGGGTGCAGGTCTGCATGCTGGAGGGGGGCCGCGTCCTGCGGGGCCTGGCAGGTTGGCCTCAAGTCCCTGGGAGCATCTTATTTCTATAGCGTCTTGTCTTGTAGCAGCCACCCACGGGTCCCCTCCTCTGGTTTCTACAGGAAACCAACTGTTGGGAGGCCTAGCTCAGAAAAGACCCTCCAGTTGTGGGGCAGCTGAGAACCTGCTCCAGTCCATCCCTCTGCTTGAGTGTTCCTGCTCCACCCTGCCACTCCCCACTCCTTCCCCAAAACTCAGGAGCCCGCTTCAGAAGCCCCCCCAACTCACCACCTGTAGTCAGAAGGAGAGGCAAAAACAGGAGCCTACTGCGGGCTGCAAGGCCCTCCATGATGCCAGCACGCGACCGGACACCCCAGACCAAGGGCCAGTGGGCTGCAGCGCAGCGTCCAAGCCAGTGAAGGAGGAAGTCAGAGGTGGGTGgcggcagagggaggaggggacagtgtgggaaaggaggagggacagagagagataacATCAGAAAAGAGTGGCCCAGCCACCCCAGGGACTGCGGCGCAGCCCTAGGGGCCGGACAGAAAGAATGAAGGGTGCATGTGTCGACTCTTGACCACCATCCACAATCAGGGGTCAGACGCCGCTGAGGCTACCAGCTGGGACTGCAGCCGTCTCTGCCTTATTGAAGCTGAACAAATTTGAGCTGCTCGCTGCACCTTTCTGGGTCTCAGTTTTGCCATCTGTGAAATTGGGAGTGTTACAGAACCTGTTTTATCATGTGGCTGGGGGGTTGCACAGTCATGCTCCTCAAGCAAAGCCTGGGACTGGGAAGCTTTTCTTAAGGCATCAGCTACAACTACTTAACATTTAATCATCGGGATCCTGTGATGTTCATAGGATAGTGAAAGGAAACCATTGGGGTttgagttgtggcacagcaaggcaagctgccacctgcagtgataACATCCCATAAAAACCagttttcagctccctgctaatgcagcagctgttatccctaggaaagcagcagaaaacggcccaaatgcagggtccctgccacccatgtggagagacCTGGCTGCAGTTCCTGGCCCTAGcattcacctggcccagccctggctgttgcagtcatttggagaatgaaccaacagatgaaagatctctctctctctctttttcttcttcccttccccactcccaacaacaactctgcctttcaaataaatctttaaaaaacaaataagaagaCATTGGCCTGTGGGCACTAACACAGGCCCTCTGTCCCAAGTGTTACATCATTTGGTGCCCATAACGCCCTTCCCAAGAAGACATTCTTATCACGCCCAGCTGCCCTTGCCAGAAGTCACTCCGCGAGTGAGGGTGAGaatggaatccaggagccagaatcaaagctgtgggcctggcgcaatggctcaatggctaaatctttgtcttgcatgcatcaggatcccatatgggcaccaattcacgtcccagctgctccacttcccatccagatccctgttgtggcctgggaaaacaattgaggacggcctcacaccttgggaccctgtaatgggggagacccagaagaaaaccctggctcctggctttggattggctcagctcctgccattgcagccacttggggaataaatcagcagatagaagatctttctctttctctctctgtaaatctgcctgtccaacaaaagtaaaataagctggttct
Coding sequences within it:
- the TYROBP gene encoding TYRO protein tyrosine kinase-binding protein isoform X1, with translation MEGLAARSRLLFLPLLLTTGGLSPVQTQSECTCPSVSGGVLAGIVLGDLVLTLLIALAVYSLGRLVPRGRGTVDAVTRKSRIAETESPYQELQGQRSDVYSDLNTQRQYYK
- the TYROBP gene encoding TYRO protein tyrosine kinase-binding protein isoform X2; amino-acid sequence: MEGLAARSRLLFLPLLLTTGGLSPVQTQSECTCPSVSGGVLAGIVLGDLVLTLLIALAVYSLGRLVPRGRGTVDVTRKSRIAETESPYQELQGQRSDVYSDLNTQRQYYK